In a single window of the Oncorhynchus nerka isolate Pitt River unplaced genomic scaffold, Oner_Uvic_2.0 unplaced_scaffold_2941, whole genome shotgun sequence genome:
- the LOC135566931 gene encoding histone H1-like: MAEVAPAPAAAAPAKAPKKKAAAKPKKAGPSVGELIVKAVSASKERSGVSLAALKKSLAAGGYDVEKNNSRVKIAVKSLVTKGTLVQTKGTGASGSFKLNKKAVEAKKPAKKAAAPKAKKVAAKKPAAAKKPKKVAAKKAVAAKKSPKKAKKPATPKKAAKSPKKVKKPAAANLLQTVFFVLDTCCYHKRLF; encoded by the coding sequence ATGGCAGAAGTCGCACCAGCACCCGCCGCCGCCGCGCCGGCCAAGGCCCCCAAGAAGAAGGCAGCAGCCAAGCCCAAGAAAGCGGGACCCAGCGTAGGCGAGCTCATCGTCAAGGCGGTGTCCGCCTCCAAGGAGAGGAGCGGCGTGTCCCTGGCCGCGCTCAAGAAGTCTCTGGCGGCAGGCGGCTACGACGTGGAGAAGAACAACTCCCGTGTCAAGATCGCCGTCAAGAGCCTCGTCACCAAGGGCACCCTGGTCCAGACCAAGGGCACCGGTGCCTCCGGCTCCTTCAAGCTCAACAAGAAGGCCGTCGAGGCAAAGAAGCCCGCTAAGAAAGCCGCAGCCCCCAAAGCTAAGAAGGTGGCCGCCAAGAAGCCCGCCGCCGCCAAGAAGCCCAAGAAGGTAGCAGCCAAGAAGGCCGTGGCCGCAAAGAAGTCCCCCAAGAAGGCCAAGAAGCCCGCTACACCCAAAAAGGCCGCCAAGAGCCCAAAGAAGGTGAAGAAGCCCGCCGCAGCGAACCTATTACAAACAGTGTTCTTTGTACTCGACACATGTTGTTACCACAAAAGGCTCTTTTAA
- the LOC115142719 gene encoding histone H2A — translation MSGRGKTGGKARAKAKTRSSRAGLQFPVGRVHRLLRKGNYAERVGAGAPVYLAAVLEYLTAEILELAGNAARDNKKTRIIPRHLQLAVRNDEELNKLLGGVTIAQGGVLPNIQAVLLPKKTEKAVKAK, via the coding sequence ATGAGCGGAAGAGGCAAAACCGGAGGCAAGGCCAGGGCGAAGGCAAAGACACGTTCATCCCGTGCCGGGCTCCAGTTCCCCGTGGGCCGTGTGCACAGGCTGCTGCGCAAAGGCAACTACGCCGAGCGTGTGGGCGCTGGCGCACCAGTCTACCTGGCCGCAGTGCTCGAGTACCTGACTGCTGAGATCCTGGAGTTGGCTGGAAACGCTGCCCGTGACAACAAGAAGACTCGTATCATCCCCCGTCACCTGCAGCTGGCAGTCCGTAACGACGAGGAGCTGAACAAACTGCTTGGCGGCGTGACCATCGCTCAGGGTGGTGTTCTGCCCAACATCCAGGCAGTGCTGCTCCCCAAGAAGACTGAGAAGGCCGTCAAAGCCAAGTAA